The DNA segment CTCTGCGGCTGCAGATCACCTCGGAGATCGAGCAGTACAACCAGGCCAATCCCTCGGACCGAGTCTTCGTCATTTCGTACGACGACTTCAACCCGTACCTGGACAACTTCCGATCGGCGACGCGGTCCTCCGACACGACCCAGGTGCTCAAGCGCTGGCAGCTTCAGGATCACATGGACGCGATCCTCTCGCTGGGCGTCACCCACCTGGTCGACCTGCTGACCTCGGACAAGGTGGATCTCTCGATCCTCAGCCTCGACCAGCGCCGCGACTTGCTCCTCCTGGCGGCTCTCTACGATTCCTCGACGGGCGAGCCGATCGAGCGGCGATGGAGTCGCTTGCGGCGTCGCTCGGGCTTCCGCCCGCTCTGGAGCCGTCGTGATCTGCAGATCGGATTCGGGACCACGCTGGCCGTGATCGCCCTGGCCTACCTCTTCCCCGCTCTGCGGTCCTGGACGCTACTCCCCTGGCTTCTGGTTCCACTGGCGGCCGGCTGGCTTTACTGGGCCTGGCGGCTCGCCCGCGCTGAGTGGTACTCCCGCGACATCCGCCAGGGGTTGAAGGTCCTCAACCGCGACCCCTCTGCTCTACGATGGGAACTGCTTTGGTTCAGCCCCACCGACCTCGGCGGCCAGCCCATGCCGACCGCCTCCAAGGGGCGAGCGGAAGAGCGATATGAACTCCTCCGGAAGTTCCAGGGGGTTCTCAAGACGCTGGGATACGGCGGGATCATCGTCCTCATCGACCGCGTCGACGAACCGCAGCAGATCGAGGGCGACCCGCGCAAGATGAGGGCCTTGATCTGGCCTCTACTCGACAACAAGTTCCTTCGTCATCCCGGCATCGGCGTGAAGCTGCTGCTGCCAATCGAGCTTGCGTACTACCTGGAGAAGGAAGACAAGGAATTCTACGATCGAGCCCGGCCCGACAAGCTCAACATGATCAAGCCCCTGCGCTGGACTGGTCCCTCGCTCTACGACCTCGCCAGCGACCGGTTGCGAGCCTGTCAGGCCACCCCATCGGAGGACGGCGACGGCGTCCGCCTCCGCGAGTTCATCGACGACACCGTCAGCGACGATTACCTGAAGGAATCGCTGGGGAGTCTCCGCACACCGCGGCACCTCTTCAAATTCCTGCACCGGCTCGTCGAGGAACACTGTCATCGTCACACCGAGGACCAGCCTCGGTGGACGATCGACTACGACACGTTCCGCACGACTTTCGCGTCGTACATGCGCGATCTCGACGCGTTCGACAGGGGCTATGGGCACGGTTGACCTGACCCATCGCCCCGAGGAGTCTGGTTGAACGTCTCAGGCCCGGCCAGAGCGTCGCGAGGAACTCGCATCGACGGCCGGCGCCTCGAGACGGGTGGCGAGCGGGGCCGGCAAGGCGAGTCGCCGAAGATTCACGTGATCCGGTACGCTCGACAGGGCCATCCAGACGCCGTCGGCCGAGAAATCAAGCGTGCGGACCCAACCTGTCTCCCCATCCAAGATTCCAGCCGAAGTCCCAGTCGTCGCATTCCAGAATCGGATGCGGTAGTCGGAACCGGCGGAAGCCAGCACACGCCCGTCGCGGGAAAACGTCAGGGCGTGCGTCTCGCGGTCCTCGGCTGGGCAGGTGGTCCGCAGGACGCCGGCGGCGACGTCCCAGATCTCGATCTGCCCAGAGTCGTCGTTCAGCCGGCTGACGGCGAGTGAGTCGCCCACGGGAGACATCGCCATCGTCAGGATCGGGCGTGAGGCGTCCTCAATCCCCGAGAAACGGGCGAGTGGACGTCCCTTTTCGAGGTCCCAGGTCTTGATAGCGCCGTCGAAACTGAGCGAGATCAGAAGGCGAGAATCCGAGGTGAACATCATCTTCCGTACAGCATCCTCGTGGCGACCGAGGATCGACGAGATACGTCCCTTCTCGGTGTCGACCATGTGAATCCTGCCGTCATATCCACCGAGCGCCAGAACTCGGCCATCGGGAGAGAACGCCAGCGCGCGACACGAACCGACGTCATTCAAGGTCTTCGGAGCGTCGTCTTCGCCCGTCCAGTTCCAGAGCGTCAGCCCCTCGATCCCCACAGCGGCGACGCATCGTCCGTCGGGGGAGAGCGCCGCTCCGTAAAGCTCCCAAGGCAGAGTCAGGCAGGCCAGTTCGCGACCGAAGCCGTCGCCCCTCCCCGCCTCAACGTCCCAGATCCGAACGGTGCGATCCCAGCCCGAAGTCAGCAGGGTCTTACCGTCGCCTGAAAAGCGGATCGTCTCGATCAGACCTAGATGCCCTTCGAGTTGGACGCCCTGTTCCAATTTCGAGGCGGGCTCCTCTCCGACCATCGCCGCACCGATTCCCAAGATCACAGCCAGCACGCCCAGCCGCCCCCAGGTCAAGAACGGCAGTCGCACCCCCGCGCCCCGAACGTGTTGGACTTCAGCGTCCCACGCCTCGTCCGCCTCCTCGATTGCTCTCCTTCCGCCCCCCATCGCCGTTCTCCTCTCACCTTCTCAGCGCAGCCGAGAAACTCTGGACGACCTAGGCGCGTACGCGTCCGAGGAACGCCCCGTGGGGTTCTTCAAAACTGACTCAATATGCCTGGCCCACCACTCCACATCGAGCGACGGCCGCCCGGCAGGCGACCGACCTGGCAACGACTGGAGACCTCGACCGTGATCTGCGGTGCCTCATCGCACTGATGACGCCGCTCTGCTGCCTAGCACGACCTTCAGGTTGTGGGCATTTTCTGACTCTAACAGTTCTCAGCGTTCTCCGAAATCCTTCGGTCCCAAGATTCGCGACGTTGATTCCGGTATTCACCACGCCGCGTCGGGGGAGCCAGCACCTCGTCTAACAGATTCTATAGGTCAAATCCTTGCACCCACGATCTCGTGACACCAATTCACAAAAAAAGACAGCCTTCACCGCGGCCGCCAGAACAACCAGCCGTTATGGCATGGGTCAAAACATTACCTGTCATTCATGCACACCAAATGGCCGACGGAGATTCACAACGGCATCACAAACTA comes from the Paludisphaera rhizosphaerae genome and includes:
- a CDS encoding UbiA prenyltransferase family protein; the encoded protein is MKTEQFLQHHGIKGNPFSEEDAQTDTVFKRRCLTTIHHPAWSKVFGEPENPSTALVFGEKGSGKTALRLQITSEIEQYNQANPSDRVFVISYDDFNPYLDNFRSATRSSDTTQVLKRWQLQDHMDAILSLGVTHLVDLLTSDKVDLSILSLDQRRDLLLLAALYDSSTGEPIERRWSRLRRRSGFRPLWSRRDLQIGFGTTLAVIALAYLFPALRSWTLLPWLLVPLAAGWLYWAWRLARAEWYSRDIRQGLKVLNRDPSALRWELLWFSPTDLGGQPMPTASKGRAEERYELLRKFQGVLKTLGYGGIIVLIDRVDEPQQIEGDPRKMRALIWPLLDNKFLRHPGIGVKLLLPIELAYYLEKEDKEFYDRARPDKLNMIKPLRWTGPSLYDLASDRLRACQATPSEDGDGVRLREFIDDTVSDDYLKESLGSLRTPRHLFKFLHRLVEEHCHRHTEDQPRWTIDYDTFRTTFASYMRDLDAFDRGYGHG
- a CDS encoding WD40 repeat domain-containing protein, whose product is MGGGRRAIEEADEAWDAEVQHVRGAGVRLPFLTWGRLGVLAVILGIGAAMVGEEPASKLEQGVQLEGHLGLIETIRFSGDGKTLLTSGWDRTVRIWDVEAGRGDGFGRELACLTLPWELYGAALSPDGRCVAAVGIEGLTLWNWTGEDDAPKTLNDVGSCRALAFSPDGRVLALGGYDGRIHMVDTEKGRISSILGRHEDAVRKMMFTSDSRLLISLSFDGAIKTWDLEKGRPLARFSGIEDASRPILTMAMSPVGDSLAVSRLNDDSGQIEIWDVAAGVLRTTCPAEDRETHALTFSRDGRVLASAGSDYRIRFWNATTGTSAGILDGETGWVRTLDFSADGVWMALSSVPDHVNLRRLALPAPLATRLEAPAVDASSSRRSGRA